The Xenopus tropicalis strain Nigerian chromosome 2, UCB_Xtro_10.0, whole genome shotgun sequence genome window below encodes:
- the kctd4 gene encoding BTB/POZ domain-containing protein KCTD4, with amino-acid sequence MERRINRTDKDCDDKCHNSEDGDPSTNCKTSLVTLNVGGYLYITQKQTLSKYPDSYLEGVVNRKIFCPIDADGHYFIDRDGLLFRHVLNFLRNGELLLPEGFKENHLLAHEADFFKLKALNAAVKARWEKEQQAARETTFLEITDHHDRSQGLRIFCNAPDFISKIKARIVLVSKSRLDGFPEEFCVSSNVIQFKYFIKSENGTRLVLKEDNTFVCTLETLKFEAIMMALKCGFRLLTSLDCSKGSIVQSDALHFIK; translated from the coding sequence ATGGAACGCAGAATCAACAGAACAGACAAAGACTGTGATGATAAATGTCACAATTCAGAAGATGGAGACCCGAGTACAAACTGTAAAACATCCCTTGTCACTCTCAACGTTGGTGGCTATCTGTACATCACACAAAAACAGACTCTCTCCAAGTACCCTGACTCTTACCTTGAAGGTGTGGTCAATAGGAAAATTTTCTGCCCAATTGATGCAGACGGACATTACTTCATAGACAGAGACGGGCTACTATTTAGGCATGTTCTGAACTTTTTACGAAATGGGGAACTCTTGTTACCAGAGGGTTTCAAAGAAAACCATCTTTTGGCACATGAAGCAGATTTTTTCAAGCTGAAGGCACTTAATGCAGCTGTGAAAGCTAGATGGGAGAAAGAGCAGCAGGCTGCACGGGAAACCACTTTTTTGGAAATAACAGATCACCACGATCGGTCTCAGGGTCTTCGGATCTTCTGCAATGCCCCTGATTTCATCTCCAAAATAAAAGCTCGCATTGTGCTGGTTTCCAAAAGCAGGCTGGATGGATTTCCAGAGGAATTCTGCGTTTCCTCGAACGTTATTCAATTCAAATATTTCATCAAATCAGAAAATGGGACACGTCTCGTACTGAAGGAAGACAACACCTTTGTTTGCACGCTGGAAACTCTTAAGTTCGAAGCCATTATGATGGCACTGAAGTGTGGATTCAGACTCCTGACTAGCCTGGATTGTTCGAAAGGGTCAATTGTTCAGAGCGATGCACTTCATTTTATCAAGTAA